One Gammaproteobacteria bacterium DNA segment encodes these proteins:
- the trpS gene encoding tryptophan--tRNA ligase encodes MKQKPVLFSGIQPTGNLMIGNYIGAIKNWVGRQDEYDCIFALVDLHAMTVRQNPEEFRTRCYELLSLYIACGLDPKKSLIIAQSHVPEHTELAWILNCFTFMGELKRMTQFKDKSKKNADNINAGLFGYPVLMAADILLYRTNLVPVGGDQKQHLELTRDLAIRFNNLYPDTFTVPEPYIPKKSAGGRIMGLQDPTVKMSKTDTNEQNYVALLDPPDVIVKKIKRAVTDSGSEIRTDEDKPGVSNLLTLLSAITEQPIPVLEQHYAGRGYGQFKQDVAEAVVDFLNPIQTRYQQIRADEAKLQQQLHEAALKARKIAQKTLNRVYDVLGFIPR; translated from the coding sequence ATGAAACAAAAACCTGTACTTTTTAGCGGAATTCAACCAACCGGCAACTTGATGATCGGTAACTACATTGGCGCCATTAAAAATTGGGTCGGTCGCCAAGATGAATACGATTGTATCTTCGCATTGGTTGATTTACATGCCATGACTGTTCGTCAAAATCCTGAAGAATTTCGTACACGCTGCTATGAATTACTTTCGCTGTATATCGCATGCGGTTTGGATCCTAAGAAAAGTTTGATTATTGCGCAATCTCATGTCCCAGAACACACAGAATTAGCCTGGATTTTAAATTGTTTTACGTTCATGGGTGAATTAAAGCGCATGACACAATTCAAAGATAAATCCAAAAAAAATGCTGATAATATCAATGCGGGTCTTTTTGGTTATCCGGTCTTAATGGCAGCCGATATTCTTTTATATCGCACTAATCTTGTCCCAGTCGGAGGCGATCAAAAACAACACCTCGAATTAACACGGGATTTAGCAATTCGATTCAACAATCTTTATCCTGACACCTTTACTGTACCAGAGCCTTATATTCCCAAAAAATCCGCCGGTGGACGCATAATGGGTCTGCAAGATCCCACAGTCAAAATGTCAAAAACCGATACCAACGAACAAAATTATGTTGCACTATTAGATCCACCCGATGTCATAGTGAAAAAAATTAAACGCGCTGTCACAGACTCAGGAAGCGAAATCCGAACGGATGAAGATAAGCCCGGGGTCAGTAATTTATTGACACTCCTATCAGCCATCACCGAGCAACCAATTCCCGTTTTAGAACAACACTACGCGGGCAGAGGTTACGGCCAATTCAAACAAGACGTTGCTGAAGCGGTTGTTGATTTCCTCAACCCCATCCAAACACGTTATCAACAAATTAGAGCCGATGAAGCAAAATTGCAGCAGCAATTACATGAAGCAGCCTTGAAAGCCCGAAAAATCGCACAAAAAACATTAAATCGTGTTTACGATGTTCTAGGATTCATTCCACGATAA
- a CDS encoding SUF system Fe-S cluster assembly regulator yields the protein MLKLSKLADYGLIVMSCLAQDTSGHASARGISAQVNVALPTVSKVLKLLVGGGLVESLRGVKGGYRLARSASEITVVDIILALDGPVGLTECSTMTGHCAHEPLCALRSNWQLVNRAVLGVLNKITLAEMCKPLPMQHPVLKNIGVEALV from the coding sequence ATGCTCAAACTCAGTAAATTAGCGGATTACGGCCTTATCGTTATGAGCTGTTTAGCACAAGATACTAGCGGTCATGCAAGTGCCCGCGGCATTTCTGCGCAGGTCAATGTAGCCCTTCCAACTGTCAGTAAGGTGCTCAAACTGCTAGTGGGCGGTGGGTTGGTAGAATCCTTGCGTGGGGTAAAAGGGGGCTATCGATTAGCACGATCAGCCTCTGAGATCACAGTGGTCGACATCATTTTAGCGTTGGATGGGCCGGTTGGGCTCACCGAATGTAGTACAATGACAGGGCATTGTGCCCATGAACCCCTTTGTGCATTGCGCAGTAATTGGCAATTGGTGAATAGAGCTGTGTTGGGTGTACTCAATAAAATCACGTTAGCTGAAATGTGTAAGCCCTTACCGATGCAGCATCCCGTTTTAAAAAATATTGGTGTGGAGGCCTTGGTATGA
- the sufB gene encoding Fe-S cluster assembly protein SufB — MSTEQNAVLVAAVQKSYEHGFVTDIASDTIAPGLNEDVIRLISSKKNEPDFMLEWRLQAYRYWLTMTPPNWAFVKFPTIDFQSIAYYSAPKSDKDRPKSLDEVDPKLLETYEKLGVPLHERARLAGVAVDAVFDSVSVATTFKETLSKAGVIFCSFSEATREYPELVKKYLGTVVPYRDNFYAALNSAVFSDGSFVYIPKGVRCPMELSTYFRINAANTGQFERTLIIAEEGSFVSYLEGCTAPMRDENQLHAAVVELVALEDAQIKYSTVQNWYPGDENGKGGIYNFVTKRGACRGARSKISWTQIETGSAITWKYPSVILQGDDSVGEFYSVALTNHYQQADTGTKMIHIGKNTKSTIISKGISAGRGQNAYRGLVRVAPTAHNARNYTQCDSLLIGEKCGAHTFPYIEVKNNSAKVEHEASTSRIGEDQLFYCQQRGLREEDAISLIVNGFCKQVFNELPLEFAVEAQKLMEVSLEGAVG; from the coding sequence ATGAGTACCGAGCAAAATGCGGTATTAGTAGCCGCAGTACAAAAATCATATGAACACGGTTTTGTTACCGATATTGCTTCTGATACCATTGCGCCCGGTTTAAATGAGGATGTGATTCGACTGATCTCTTCAAAAAAAAATGAACCTGATTTTATGCTGGAATGGCGGTTACAGGCCTATCGTTACTGGTTAACGATGACACCGCCAAATTGGGCTTTTGTAAAATTTCCGACTATCGATTTCCAATCTATCGCTTATTATTCAGCGCCAAAATCAGATAAGGACCGACCTAAGAGCTTGGATGAAGTTGATCCTAAACTACTTGAAACCTACGAAAAACTCGGTGTTCCGTTGCATGAACGAGCTCGTTTAGCGGGTGTTGCAGTTGATGCTGTTTTTGATAGCGTTTCTGTTGCTACAACATTCAAAGAGACCTTGTCAAAAGCGGGCGTCATTTTTTGTTCTTTTTCTGAAGCGACTAGAGAATATCCTGAACTTGTAAAAAAATATTTAGGGACGGTAGTTCCTTATCGCGATAATTTTTACGCGGCTTTAAATTCTGCGGTTTTTAGTGATGGATCTTTTGTCTATATTCCTAAAGGTGTGCGTTGTCCCATGGAGCTTTCCACGTATTTTCGAATCAATGCGGCAAATACCGGGCAGTTTGAACGCACATTAATTATTGCAGAAGAAGGTAGCTTCGTTAGCTACTTAGAAGGTTGTACTGCACCAATGCGCGACGAAAATCAGTTGCATGCTGCAGTTGTTGAGTTGGTGGCGCTCGAAGACGCACAAATAAAATATTCAACAGTACAAAACTGGTATCCAGGCGACGAAAATGGTAAAGGGGGGATCTATAATTTTGTGACAAAACGCGGAGCATGTCGTGGGGCACGATCAAAAATTTCATGGACTCAAATTGAAACAGGTTCTGCAATCACTTGGAAATATCCCAGTGTTATTCTGCAAGGAGATGATTCAGTGGGTGAGTTCTATTCTGTTGCTCTGACGAATCATTATCAACAAGCTGATACTGGTACTAAAATGATTCATATCGGAAAAAATACAAAAAGCACTATAATTTCGAAGGGAATTTCAGCGGGACGTGGACAAAATGCTTATCGTGGTTTAGTACGAGTTGCACCTACTGCTCATAATGCACGTAATTATACACAGTGTGATTCTTTGTTGATTGGTGAAAAATGTGGCGCTCATACTTTCCCTTATATTGAAGTCAAAAACAACTCTGCAAAAGTGGAACATGAAGCTTCTACATCGCGCATCGGAGAAGATCAGCTTTTTTACTGTCAACAACGTGGGCTGCGAGAAGAAGATGCTATTTCTTTGATCGTGAATGGCTTTTGTAAGCAAGTATTTAATGAGCTCCCACTAGAATTTGCTGTTGAAGCTCAAAAACTGATGGAAGTTAGTTTGGAAGGGGCTGTGGGTTGA
- the sufC gene encoding Fe-S cluster assembly ATPase SufC: protein MLKIENLQVSVKGKSIILQGINLEVKPGEIHAIMGPNGSGKSTLASVLAGRDDYDITAGTVKFENDDLLSLSPEERAIKGLFLAFQYPVELPGVNNLYFLKSALNSIRRARGQSEYDAIDFIQFVRSKLQDLGMDEAFLQRAVNHGFSGGEKKRNEVLQMMVLEPKLAILDETDSGLDIDALQAVAKGVNSLRDSSRSFIVVTHYQRLLDFIVPDFVHVLANGRIIKSGGKELALELEEKGYGWLVEESV, encoded by the coding sequence ATGTTAAAGATAGAAAATTTACAAGTGAGTGTTAAAGGTAAATCCATTATTTTGCAAGGTATCAATCTTGAAGTAAAACCTGGAGAAATACATGCGATTATGGGGCCTAATGGCTCAGGAAAAAGTACACTAGCCAGTGTGTTAGCAGGGCGTGACGATTATGATATTACAGCGGGAACCGTCAAATTTGAAAATGACGACTTATTATCGCTGTCGCCTGAAGAAAGAGCGATTAAAGGTTTATTTTTAGCTTTTCAATATCCGGTTGAATTACCCGGTGTGAATAATTTATATTTTTTGAAAAGCGCACTTAATAGTATTCGTCGTGCACGAGGACAATCTGAATACGATGCTATAGATTTTATACAATTTGTTCGATCAAAATTACAAGATTTGGGAATGGATGAAGCGTTTTTACAACGCGCAGTAAATCACGGATTTTCAGGTGGTGAAAAGAAACGAAACGAAGTATTACAAATGATGGTGCTCGAACCAAAGTTGGCTATTTTGGACGAAACCGATTCGGGATTAGATATTGATGCATTACAAGCTGTAGCTAAAGGTGTTAATAGTCTTCGAGATTCATCTCGATCTTTTATTGTGGTAACGCACTATCAGCGATTACTCGATTTTATTGTGCCCGATTTTGTCCACGTGTTAGCAAATGGCCGTATCATAAAATCAGGTGGTAAAGAATTGGCCCTAGAATTAGAAGAGAAAGGTTATGGTTGGTTAGTTGAAGAATCAGTTTAG
- the sufD gene encoding Fe-S cluster assembly protein SufD translates to MNWQNNDIDTLTSQLPGVTLPWIKDLRQQQWQAFLHHGIPTRQHEAWKYTDISTLKQLNVNNSGSPFTSETLSFSPVDLPDGVIVNDLQSALETHADYVKKAFSKYQNSSLGLLNFNTSLWGNGVFIYIPDDVVIDKPIMIHYRKNNSDINIEVFRNLIFCGKRSRVTIMENFSSESDAPYWQQRVTQIELDEYSQLNHIQSQNEGINATHISDTLIEQLAHSVYCGNSFSIGGKLQRQAWQVNLLGEKARSSCRGLSIVNGAQHSDYHVTMNHAAKSCVSEQQFKAIANDKARAIYNGKVIVQATGQQAVAHQQSRNLLLSSNAEIDTRPELEIYTDDVKCSHGASVGQIDAEQLFYLQSRGISADQAKEILLHAFIYDQLDELTPDIEALVMPIIEAKLATINGGHTQ, encoded by the coding sequence GTGAATTGGCAAAATAACGATATAGATACACTAACGTCACAATTACCAGGCGTAACGTTGCCCTGGATTAAAGACTTGCGTCAGCAACAATGGCAGGCATTTTTACATCATGGTATTCCAACTAGACAGCATGAAGCGTGGAAGTATACTGATATTAGTACTTTGAAACAATTGAACGTGAACAATTCAGGCTCTCCGTTCACATCTGAGACACTCTCCTTTTCACCCGTCGATTTGCCCGATGGAGTTATTGTGAACGATCTTCAATCAGCACTCGAAACGCATGCTGATTATGTTAAAAAAGCGTTTTCGAAATATCAAAATAGCTCTTTGGGGCTTTTAAATTTCAACACAAGTCTCTGGGGAAATGGAGTATTTATTTATATTCCTGACGATGTGGTAATTGATAAGCCAATAATGATTCACTATCGCAAAAATAATTCTGATATTAATATCGAAGTATTCCGAAATTTAATTTTCTGCGGAAAACGAAGTCGTGTAACGATTATGGAAAATTTTAGTAGTGAAAGTGATGCGCCATATTGGCAACAAAGAGTGACTCAAATTGAGTTGGATGAGTACTCTCAACTGAATCATATTCAAAGTCAAAACGAAGGCATTAATGCGACGCATATCAGCGATACATTGATCGAACAATTAGCTCATTCGGTTTATTGCGGTAATAGTTTTTCAATAGGCGGTAAATTGCAGCGGCAAGCATGGCAGGTCAATTTGTTGGGTGAAAAAGCGCGTAGTTCTTGCCGAGGGTTGAGTATTGTGAATGGGGCTCAACACAGTGATTATCATGTGACCATGAATCATGCGGCAAAAAGTTGTGTTAGTGAACAACAATTTAAAGCTATTGCAAACGATAAAGCACGCGCGATATACAACGGAAAAGTGATAGTGCAAGCGACAGGCCAACAAGCAGTTGCGCATCAACAAAGCCGCAATTTACTCTTATCCTCTAATGCGGAAATCGACACTCGTCCAGAATTAGAAATTTATACCGACGATGTTAAGTGTAGTCATGGAGCCAGTGTTGGTCAGATTGATGCCGAACAACTTTTCTACTTACAATCGAGAGGGATCAGTGCTGATCAAGCTAAAGAAATATTGTTACACGCATTTATTTACGATCAACTCGACGAATTGACACCTGACATCGAAGCATTAGTCATGCCTATTATCGAAGCTAAATTAGCTACAATAAACGGAGGGCATACTCAATGA